One Serinicoccus chungangensis genomic window carries:
- a CDS encoding GuaB3 family IMP dehydrogenase-related protein: MVSEIEIGRGKRGRRAYSFDDVAVVPSRRTRDPEDVSISWQIDAYHFDLPILGAPMDSVVSPETAIALGRLGGVGVLDLEGLWTRYDDPSAPLAEIARLDGEEATARMRELYAAPIRPELITARLREVREAGVTVAGALSPQRTQQFWKSVVDAGVDLFVIRGTTVSAEHVSSQAEPLNLKRFIYELDVPVIVGGAGTYTAALHLMRTGAAGVLVGFGGGSTHRTRTALGIHAPSATAIADVAAARRDYLDESGGRYVHVISDGGTSVSGEIVKAVACGADAVMLGAALARAQEAPGAGYHWGSEAHHPELPRGEKVHVGTVGTLEEVLVGPARTADGTTNMMGALRRAMATTGYTELKEFQRVDVVVAPYGER; encoded by the coding sequence GTGGTGAGCGAGATCGAGATCGGACGAGGCAAACGGGGCCGTCGCGCCTACTCCTTCGACGACGTCGCCGTCGTCCCCTCCCGCCGCACCAGGGACCCCGAGGACGTGTCGATCAGCTGGCAGATCGACGCCTACCACTTCGACCTCCCCATCCTCGGGGCCCCCATGGACTCGGTCGTCTCGCCGGAGACCGCCATCGCGCTGGGGCGGCTCGGGGGCGTGGGGGTGCTCGACCTCGAGGGTCTCTGGACCCGCTACGACGACCCCTCGGCACCGCTGGCCGAGATCGCCCGGCTGGACGGCGAGGAGGCGACGGCCCGGATGCGGGAGCTGTATGCCGCCCCGATCCGCCCGGAGCTCATCACCGCCCGGCTGCGGGAGGTCCGGGAGGCCGGCGTCACCGTCGCCGGGGCCCTGTCGCCGCAGCGCACGCAGCAGTTCTGGAAGTCCGTCGTGGACGCCGGCGTCGACCTCTTCGTCATCCGGGGCACGACGGTCTCGGCCGAGCACGTGTCCAGCCAGGCCGAGCCGCTCAACCTCAAGCGCTTCATCTACGAGCTCGACGTCCCGGTCATCGTCGGTGGGGCGGGCACCTACACCGCGGCGCTGCACCTCATGCGCACCGGCGCGGCCGGCGTGCTCGTCGGCTTCGGCGGCGGGTCGACGCACCGGACGCGGACCGCGCTCGGCATCCACGCGCCGTCGGCGACCGCCATCGCCGACGTCGCGGCCGCGCGGCGCGACTACCTCGACGAGTCCGGCGGGCGCTACGTCCACGTCATCTCTGACGGGGGGACCAGCGTGTCCGGCGAGATCGTCAAGGCGGTGGCCTGCGGTGCGGACGCCGTCATGCTCGGGGCGGCGCTTGCCAGGGCGCAGGAGGCCCCGGGTGCCGGTTACCACTGGGGCAGCGAGGCCCACCACCCGGAGCTGCCGCGAGGGGAGAAGGTGCACGTCGGGACGGTCGGCACCCTGGAGGAGGTCCTCGTGGGTCCGGCCCGCACGGCGGACGGCACGACCAACATGATGGGCGCCCTGCGGCGCGCCATGGCGACGACCGGCTATACCGAGCTCAAGGAGTTCCAGCGCGTGGATGTGGTGGTGGCGCCGTATGGCGAGCGATGA
- the guaB gene encoding IMP dehydrogenase has translation MSAGDLEGPTDPFARLGLTYDDVLLLPGETDMSPDQIDTSSRLTREISLRLPLVSAAMDTVTEARMAIAMARQGGIGILHRNLSVEDQALQVDLVKRTQTGRITNPVTIGPGATLEDLDRICGQYRVSGLPVVDEHGVLMGICTNRDLRFTPVAEWDRTLVSDVMTPMPLVTAPADVSREEATAILRAHKRERLPLVDDEGRLSGLITVKDFVKSEQFPHASKDGDGRLLVGAAIGYFGDSWVRATTLVEAGVDVLVADTAHGHVRLLLDMVARLKQDPATRHVQVVGGNVATGAGARAFVDAGADAVKVGVGPGAICTTRVVTGVGVPQLSAVHDAAQVCGPAGVPVIADGGMKYSGDIPKALVAGAEAVMMGSMLAGCEESPGELIFVNGKQFKSYRGMGSLAAMSSRGKASYSKDRYFQAEVASDDQLVPEGVEGKVAYRGAASAVVHQMAGGLRQAMFYVGARTVPELRSRGRFVRITQASLQESHPHDIEMTAQAPNYG, from the coding sequence ATGAGCGCTGGTGATCTCGAGGGCCCCACCGACCCGTTCGCCCGGCTCGGGCTGACCTACGACGACGTCCTGCTCCTGCCGGGCGAGACCGACATGTCACCGGACCAGATCGACACGAGCAGCCGGCTGACCAGGGAGATCTCCCTGCGGCTGCCCCTGGTGTCGGCGGCGATGGACACCGTCACCGAGGCCCGGATGGCGATCGCCATGGCCCGCCAGGGCGGCATCGGCATCCTGCACCGCAACCTCTCGGTCGAGGACCAGGCCCTCCAGGTCGACCTGGTCAAGCGCACCCAGACCGGCCGCATCACCAACCCGGTCACCATCGGCCCGGGGGCCACGCTCGAGGACCTGGACCGCATCTGCGGCCAGTACCGCGTCTCCGGTCTCCCGGTCGTCGACGAGCACGGCGTCCTCATGGGCATCTGCACCAACCGCGACCTCCGGTTCACGCCGGTCGCCGAGTGGGACCGCACCCTGGTGAGCGACGTCATGACTCCGATGCCGCTGGTGACGGCGCCCGCCGACGTGTCGCGGGAGGAGGCGACCGCCATCCTCCGGGCGCACAAGCGCGAGCGGCTCCCGCTGGTGGACGACGAGGGTCGGCTGTCGGGGCTCATCACGGTCAAGGACTTCGTCAAGAGCGAGCAGTTCCCGCACGCCTCCAAGGACGGCGACGGGCGGCTGCTGGTGGGGGCGGCCATCGGCTACTTCGGGGACTCCTGGGTGCGCGCCACCACGCTGGTCGAGGCGGGCGTCGACGTCCTCGTCGCCGACACCGCGCACGGGCACGTGCGCCTGCTGCTGGACATGGTCGCCCGGTTGAAGCAGGACCCCGCCACCCGGCACGTGCAGGTCGTCGGCGGCAACGTCGCCACGGGTGCCGGGGCCCGGGCCTTCGTCGACGCGGGGGCGGACGCCGTCAAGGTGGGCGTCGGGCCGGGCGCGATCTGCACCACGCGGGTGGTGACGGGGGTCGGGGTGCCGCAGCTGTCCGCGGTGCACGATGCCGCCCAGGTGTGCGGACCGGCCGGGGTCCCCGTCATCGCCGACGGCGGGATGAAGTACTCCGGCGACATCCCCAAGGCCCTGGTCGCCGGCGCCGAGGCGGTGATGATGGGCTCGATGCTCGCGGGGTGCGAGGAGAGCCCGGGCGAGCTGATCTTCGTCAACGGCAAGCAGTTCAAGAGCTACCGGGGCATGGGGTCCCTGGCCGCCATGAGCTCGCGCGGCAAGGCCTCCTACTCCAAGGACCGCTACTTCCAGGCGGAGGTCGCGAGCGACGACCAGCTGGTGCCCGAGGGGGTGGAGGGCAAGGTCGCCTACCGCGGCGCGGCGAGCGCCGTGGTCCACCAGATGGCCGGCGGCCTGCGCCAGGCCATGTTCTACGTCGGCGCGCGCACGGTGCCCGAGCTGCGCTCCCGGGGACGCTTCGTGAGGATCACCCAGGCCAGCCTGCAGGAGTCGCACCCGCACGACATCGAGATGACCGCCCAGGCGCCGAACTACGGCTGA
- a CDS encoding WhiB family transcriptional regulator, translating to MAETAHQPGPVADLWEWQFEGACRTTSPEVFFHPEGERGPARRRRDERAKQVCASCPVLEQCRTHALAVREPYGVWGGMTEEERVAHYEQVDAARPHRKR from the coding sequence GTGGCCGAGACCGCTCATCAGCCCGGCCCGGTGGCCGACCTGTGGGAGTGGCAGTTCGAGGGGGCCTGCCGCACCACCAGCCCTGAGGTCTTCTTCCACCCCGAGGGGGAACGCGGTCCGGCGCGACGCCGGCGCGACGAGCGCGCCAAGCAGGTGTGCGCCAGCTGTCCCGTCCTCGAGCAGTGCCGCACCCACGCGCTGGCCGTCCGGGAGCCCTACGGCGTCTGGGGTGGCATGACCGAGGAGGAGCGCGTCGCCCACTACGAGCAGGTGGACGCCGCCCGCCCCCACCGCAAGCGCTGA